CTGGGATCGGTGCCGCCGCCGTCCGCTCCAGCTTCGGGCCGCACTGACAGTTTCGGACTGGCGATCCCTCGCTCCAGGGCGACCCCGGCGGAACGGGTCGGGCTCAGGTGCGCCGGATCGGTCCCTCCTCGTCAAACGACGAGATCGGGTCGTGGCGCGCTCCTTCCGCACGGCAACCGGGACTCATTCGTCGTCCGACCCGCCACCCGGGGCGATGGGCTCCAGCCGCGGGCGCCGCCCGATGACACCCGCCGCCAGGAGCGCCATCCCGAACCCGGTGGCGATTGCACCGGCAGCCGCGATCGCTCCGTCGAACGGCTCGGGCAGGTCGCGCGGCCTGCGCACGTCGACGACGGCCCGGACGAGATCCTGCTTCCTCGACGCCTCGGTGCCCGCGCGCGTGTCGGTCCACACGGCCATTGCTCTGCGGTCGACGGCGATCAGTCCCAACCGACTGCCCAGATCGGCGAGCCCACGCTCGCTGCCGAAACCGACCTGGGAGCTGAACGAGCGGTCCGACAGCCGCGTGCTCGGCGTGAAGGTGCGCCCGCCGTCGAAGGACGACTGCAGCGAGACGTCGTTGTTCAGGTTCGAGCGGTCCCTCCGCCGGTCGTAGTACACGACGTCGAGACGACCGTCGGGTGCGAGCGCGATCTTGGGCAGGTACTGGGATGTGGCGTCGTGCTGCCTCGTGTCGTTGACACGCACCGGCGGCGCCCACGAGCGGCCGTCGCGGGAGCGCCAGAGCCACACGTCCGCGTCGCCCAGACGCCCGTCGACGAAGGCGACATAGACGGCTCCCCGCCGGTCCACGGCGAGCGAGGGTGATGGTGGCAGGAACACCACGAAGCGCTCGGTGGGCACCAGGCGCCCGGCGACGACGGCCTCGGTCCACGTCGCGCCCTTGTCCGCCGACCGGGCCAGTACCAGCCGCCAGGGGCCGTCGTAGGGCTCCCCGCCGCGACCCTCGTGAGCGCCGGCGTAGTCGAGGCGATCGTCGCCGAGGTCGAGGTAGAGGAGGAAGAGCTGCCCGTCCGGCCCGACCGCGGACGACGGGGCGACGACCCGCAGTCGAGCAGGATCACTCACGCGCACCGGATCACCCCAGCTCCGCCCGCCGTCGTCGGAGCGCGAGAGCAGCACGGGGTTGCCCGTCTCCGCAAAGGCGAGCAGCCCCGTGGCTTGCGCCTGCACCCAACTGAGGTACAGCAGGCCGGGCGTGTTCGGGTCGGCCGCAAGCCGCACCTGGAACTGCAACGGGCCGCCCACCTTGGTGGGGGCCGTGAGCTGCTCGGAACCGGCGGCCGCCGTCGTGATCCAGACCGCGTTCGGCACGTTGCCGAGGCCCTTCAAGGTCACGAAGGAGACGTACAGCGTGCCGTCCTTGCCGAAGGCAACATCCGGCGCGAAGCACTTCGGCTCCTCGCCGTCGGGCAACGGGATGTCCAGCCTGTCCCACGTCGCCCCGCCGTCGGACGAGACGTGCAGCGCGCACGAGAACCGGGGGGAGTCCACGCGGTTGGCGATGGCGAGGCGGGCTTCGTCGACGGGACTGCGAGCAAGTGTCGGGGAGTTGTTGGCGGAGATGTCCCGAGGATCGGTGGCGCCCGCGTCGACCGGGACGTTCCCCCCCACCAGCGCCGTCCTCGCCGGCGTGGCGTACGAGGTCGCCGCCAACCATGCTCCCGCCCCGGTGACGACGAGGGCCGCACCCACCAATGCCTGGAGCGGTGACCGGCGCCTGCGCCGCTCCCCAACGGTCTGGCTCAGCGCCTGCTCCTCTTCCCCGTCGTATCCGGCACTGTCGTGTCCACGCTAATGGCCTCCATCGGGATGAGCGAGGATCGTTTCCCGAGGCGCCCGGCGCACCCTCACGGCCGGCGGCGCCGGTTCTGGAGGCTGCTGACGGCCAGCCAGACGCCGAGCACCACCGCCACCGCCACCGCCACCATCGCGAGAACACCCAACGGGCCGAGCCCGGTGGAGCTCTTCTCCGGCGCCTCGCCGGCGGGTGCTCGAACCCGCCCAGCACGATGTGGGACCGCCGGCGCCTCCAGGAACGACCGCTTGTCGAGGATCCCCGACCCCTTCACGTAGACCCAGTTTTCGTACACGGACGGGCGGTAGGCGTAGCGGCCTGAGGGAAAGAACAGCGGGACGGCGGGCGGATCGGTCGCCAAAAGTTGAAGCATCTCCGTCACTGCGGCGAGGCGGGCGCCGCGGTCGGCCGTCGAGGCGATGCGTCCGGCGAGAGCGTCGAAGGCGGCACTCCGGTAGCCGGTGTAGTTCAGCGAGCCGTCCGCCGGTGGCGTTCCGAAGAGCCTGGCAAGGAAGTCCGGGTCGTACGACGCCAGCGCCGGCACGGACCAGATGGCGACCTGGAACGATGGCGGGGATCCGTCCTCGCCCACCGCCTTGGAGAGATCGCGGCGAGGAACGGGGCGGAGTTCGGCGCGGGCACCCGCCCGCTGCAGGGCGGCGACCACCTGGCGACCGGCCTCGAGCCTGACCGGGTCGTTGTCGGGCGCCAGCACGATCACCGGGCCGATGGCCGACGCCGCCAGCCCGGCCCGGGCCGCCGGTTCGTCGAAGACGTGCACGACCTTCGGCGACGCCCAGGGAGACGCGGGGTGCACATACCCGCGATCGGCGGCGACGGCGCCCTCCACCGCCCGGGCGATCCGAGTGAGGTCCAGTGCCTCGGATACCGCCCGGCGCACCTCGGGGCGGTCGAACGGTGGCTGGCGCTGGTTGAACAGAAGCGCCGTCCCGAGGTAGGAAGGTCCGTCGACCACTCGCGTGCCCAGGTCGTCCACGCGCGTCGCGGCGTCCGTCGTGAGGTTCATCGGCAGCATGTCGACCGCCCCCCGCTCGAGGGTCCTCAGCGTCTCCTCGGCGTCACCGATGATCGGCACCTCCAGGGCCTGGACGGCGGGCGCGCCGCGGAAGTAGTCGGCGTTTGCCTCGAAGCGGTATGCCCCACCCGGGAGGCGCGCCACCAGCCGGTAGGGCCCACTGCCCACGGGGAGGCCGTCGGGGGCGAGGGCCGCCGGGCTCAGGCCCTCCCACAGGTGGGCCGGCAGGATGGGCAGGTCGGCAAGCGGCTGGTCGGCGAAGCCGGGCGCCTGGTGCCGGAGCTTGATCTTCACCGTCAGCGGGTCCACCACCTCGGTGCGTTCGACGGCCGACACCTCGGGCGTGAACCGCGGGTGCGGACGATCGGCGACGAAGGCAAGGGTGAACGCCACGTCGGCGGCGGTGACCGGCACGCCGTCGTGCCACCGGGCTTTGTCGACCAGGTGGACGGTGAGCTCCCGTCCGTCCGCGCTCGTGTCGACGGCGCGGGCCAGCCACGGTTGGGGGACGCCGTCGGCGTCGCGCCAGAAGAGGGTGTCGTAGACGAGCGTCATGAGGGCGTAGCCCAGTTCGAACGTGTACGGCGTGAGCGTGCCGTCGTCCTGTGGGAACGGCAGCCGGACGAGGGCGGCCCGGGCGGTGGGGGCCGGAGCACCACCCGCGGCGGCCCGCATCCCCGGCGATGGCGGTGCGAGCCACACGACGGCGGCGAGCAGCATCGTCCATCGGACGGCCGTCGTCGACGCACGCTTCCGGATCACCCGTGGAGTCTGCCCGTCGGGAGCAGGCAAGGGGCCGCACCCCCGTGCCGCCGGCCCCCGGCCGTGCTGCACGCGGGTCGAGACATCCACGGCGCGACGGGCAACGTGGATCGCGCCGGCGTTACGCTGGTGTGAAGTGAGGGGACGGCCGGGGAGGCGGAGCTTGGGCAGGCGCGGGCGCGCCGTCTCGCGCGCCTTGGGCCTTGCCGTCCTCCTTCCGGCGTCCTGCGGATCGACGCCCTATTACCCGCCACCTCCCACCGTGGTGCACGTGTCGATGAAGGAGTACGCGTTCGTCTACACGCCACCCCAGCGCGCCGGGCACATCGTGTTCGAAGCTCGGAACGACGGCCGACTGGCCCACGATCTGGCGCTCGTCCAGCTCCCCGCCGGAACGCCGCCGATCGACGAGCAGCTGCGTTCGAAGAAGCGCCGCGGAGTCCCCACCATCGCGCTCATCCCGGCCCACCAACCGAAGACGGGCGCGACGTTCGCCGTCGAACTGACACCGGGGCGCTACGCCATCATCTGCTTCCTGAAGGACGCCGACGGGGTTCAGCACGACCAGAAGGGCATGAGCTCCGAGTTCCGCGTCCGGTAGGCGGCGACGCTACGGCCGCGCCGCGGCCATACCGACCATGGGGCGGGCCAGGCGGACACTCCCTGTCGATCCGCGGAACGAGGCGTCGCCGAAGGCGAACACGCCGCCATCGGACGCGACGAGCCAGTACCCCCGGCCGAACGGCGTGGCCGCCATGCCGACGACGGGCGCGTTCAACCGCAGGGCACCGGTGGAACCGTGGAACGTCGAGTCACCGAAGGCGAAGATGCCACCGTCCGAGGCGACCAGCCGGTAGCCGTCGCCCGAGGAGGTGGCCGCCATGCCGACGATGGGCTTGTTGAGCCGCAGGGCGCCGGTGGAACCGCGGAACGGGGCGTCGCCGAAGGCGAACACGCCACCGTCCGAGGCGACCAGCCAATAGCCCTTGCCCGACGGTGTGGACGCCATCCCGACGACGGGCGCGTTGAGCCGCAAGGCGCCGGTGGATCCTCGGAAGACGGCATCCCCGAAGGCGAACACACCGCCGTCGGCTGCGACCAGCCAGTACCCGTTGCCCGTCAGTGTGGCCGCCATGCCGACGACCGGCTTGTTGAGGCGCAGCGCTCCGGTCGAACCCCGGAACGGCGCTCCCCCGAAGGAGAACACACCGCCATCCGCGGCGACCAGCCAGTACCCGGTCCCCGAGGGTGTGGGCGCCATGCCGACGATCGGAGCGTTCAGCCGTAGCGCACCGGTGGAGCCCCGGAAGGGGGCGCTCCCGAACGCGAACACGCCGCCGTCCGCGGCGACGAGCCAGTAGCCGCCGGATCCGTACGAGAACTTGGCTGCCGCCGCTGCCGACGTCCCGCCCGGGGTGGTGACCGAGATCGTCACGACGCCGGCCGGCTGTGGCGGCGCCACGGCCGTGATCGTCTGGGAGGACTCCACCACGAAGCTGCTGGCCGCCACCGCTCCGAAGCGCACGGCAGTGGCGCCGGCCAGACCGTTGCCCTTGACGGTGACGACCGTTCCGCCCTCCGGCGGCCCGAAGGCGGGCGCGATCCCGGTCACCTCCGGCACAGGGGTGTACA
The Acidimicrobiales bacterium genome window above contains:
- a CDS encoding sialidase family protein: MGAALVVTGAGAWLAATSYATPARTALVGGNVPVDAGATDPRDISANNSPTLARSPVDEARLAIANRVDSPRFSCALHVSSDGGATWDRLDIPLPDGEEPKCFAPDVAFGKDGTLYVSFVTLKGLGNVPNAVWITTAAAGSEQLTAPTKVGGPLQFQVRLAADPNTPGLLYLSWVQAQATGLLAFAETGNPVLLSRSDDGGRSWGDPVRVSDPARLRVVAPSSAVGPDGQLFLLYLDLGDDRLDYAGAHEGRGGEPYDGPWRLVLARSADKGATWTEAVVAGRLVPTERFVVFLPPSPSLAVDRRGAVYVAFVDGRLGDADVWLWRSRDGRSWAPPVRVNDTRQHDATSQYLPKIALAPDGRLDVVYYDRRRDRSNLNNDVSLQSSFDGGRTFTPSTRLSDRSFSSQVGFGSERGLADLGSRLGLIAVDRRAMAVWTDTRAGTEASRKQDLVRAVVDVRRPRDLPEPFDGAIAAAGAIATGFGMALLAAGVIGRRPRLEPIAPGGGSDDE
- a CDS encoding ABC transporter substrate-binding protein encodes the protein MIRKRASTTAVRWTMLLAAVVWLAPPSPGMRAAAGGAPAPTARAALVRLPFPQDDGTLTPYTFELGYALMTLVYDTLFWRDADGVPQPWLARAVDTSADGRELTVHLVDKARWHDGVPVTAADVAFTLAFVADRPHPRFTPEVSAVERTEVVDPLTVKIKLRHQAPGFADQPLADLPILPAHLWEGLSPAALAPDGLPVGSGPYRLVARLPGGAYRFEANADYFRGAPAVQALEVPIIGDAEETLRTLERGAVDMLPMNLTTDAATRVDDLGTRVVDGPSYLGTALLFNQRQPPFDRPEVRRAVSEALDLTRIARAVEGAVAADRGYVHPASPWASPKVVHVFDEPAARAGLAASAIGPVIVLAPDNDPVRLEAGRQVVAALQRAGARAELRPVPRRDLSKAVGEDGSPPSFQVAIWSVPALASYDPDFLARLFGTPPADGSLNYTGYRSAAFDALAGRIASTADRGARLAAVTEMLQLLATDPPAVPLFFPSGRYAYRPSVYENWVYVKGSGILDKRSFLEAPAVPHRAGRVRAPAGEAPEKSSTGLGPLGVLAMVAVAVAVVLGVWLAVSSLQNRRRRP